A single window of Rana temporaria chromosome 1, aRanTem1.1, whole genome shotgun sequence DNA harbors:
- the PHETA1 gene encoding sesquipedalian-1, which produces MKLNERNLVYYATCKSPVDKCGFLYKKGERNASYHRRWFVLKGNMLFYFDTEERKEPLGVIILEGCRVELCESTEEFAFAIKFGYAKSRAYVLAADSHSTMESWVKALSRANFEYIRLVVKELQEQLVEIKKNQRALGGTQHTTEVNSSFHSDCPAAPDIQDRPFLKDNGSVPWNSTTDNVPNGVIHTNGPKYKYITKGHLGDNLGESAQLYSMASEKSLQTDSSADEACASNRGTEDPASFSRLHDLFGKEILELRTQWAEKS; this is translated from the coding sequence ATGAAGCTCAATGAGAGGAACTTGGTCTATTATGCCACCTGCAAGTCACCGGTGGACAAATGTGGGTTCTTGTATAAAAAGGGTGAGCGCAATGCTTCCTATCATAGACGCTGGTTTGTGCTGAAGGGTAATATGCTCTTTTACTTTGACACTGAAGAACGTAAAGAGCCTCTCGGAGTGATTATACTGGAAGGATGCAGAGTGGAGCTATGTGAGTCTACCGAGGAATTTGCTTTTGCAATCAAGTTTGGCTATGCCAAATCCCGTGCCTATGTTCTTGCTGCTGACAGCCACAGCACAATGGAATCCTGGGTAAAGGCTCTTTCCAGGGCAAACTTTGAATACATCAGACTTGTAGTAAAGGAACTCCAGGAGCAGCTTGTGGAAATTAAGAAAAATCAGAGGGCTCTTGGTGGAACTCAGCACACGACGGAAGTAAATTCCAGTTTCCACAGTGACTGCCCCGCAGCCCCTGATATTCAAGATAGGCCTTTTCTAAAGGACAATGGCAGTGTGCCATGGAATAGCACTACAGATAATGTGCCCAATGGTGTCATTCATACAAATGGACCAAAATATAAATACATCACAAAAGGGCACTTGGGAGATAACTTGGGGGAGAGCGCCCAGCTCTACTCCATGGCATCGGAGAAGAGTCTGCAGACCGACAGCAGTGCAGATGAGGCATGTGCCAGTAATCGGGGAACTGAAGACCCTGCCAGCTTCTCCAGGCTCCATGACTTATTTGGTAAAGAAATTCTGGAACTAAGAACACAGTGGGCTGAAAAGTCATGA